Proteins encoded in a region of the Quercus lobata isolate SW786 chromosome 8, ValleyOak3.0 Primary Assembly, whole genome shotgun sequence genome:
- the LOC115955229 gene encoding uncharacterized protein LOC115955229 produces MEIISKFGLLIILLLFLSGATTSSSKKDTKTCYNQNSPCKFKKITCPDECPTSSPTDPKAKVCYVDCNSPICKAACKHRKPNCNAPGAGCYDPRFIGGDGIVFYFHGKSNENFSLVSDLNLQINARFTGLRPAGRTRDYTWIQALGVLFDTKTFSLEAIKTTTWDDKVDHLKFSYNGKDLVIPAGHLSAWKSPENDLIVERTSNKNSVVVTLPEVAEMSVNVVPVTKEDDRIHNYQIPSDDCFAHLEVQFRFYGLSSKVEGVLGRTYQPDFKNPAKPGVAMPVVGGEDKYRTTSLVSADCSSCVFSPAEVVDQKDSLVMEYGMLDCTGGATGGNGIVCRK; encoded by the exons ATGGAGATAATAAGCAAGTTTGGTTTATTAATCATTCTTCTACTCTTTCTATCTGGTGCTACAACCAGTAGTTCAAAAAAAGATACGAAGACCTGCTACAACCAAAACAGCCCATGCAAATTCAAAAAGATAACTTGCCCAGACGAATGCCCAACATCATCACCAACAGACCCGAAAGCTAAAGTTTGCTATGTCGACTGTAATTCACCCATATGCAAAGCAGCGTGCAAAC ATCGCAAACCAAACTGCAATGCACCGGGGGCAGGATGCTATGATCCCCGCTTCATTGGTGGAGATGGCATCGTTTTCTACTTCCATGGCAAGAGCAACGAGAATTTTAGCTTAGTTTCTGATCTCAATCTCCAAATCAACGCCCGCTTCACTGGCCTTCGTCCAGCAGGCCGAACCAGGGACTATACTtggattcaagcccttggtgtCCTCTTTGATACCAAAACTTTCTCACTCGAGgccatcaaaacaacaacatGGGATGACAAAGTTGATCATTTGAAATTCTCTTACAATGGGAAGGACTTGGTCATACCAGCAGGCCATCTCTCTGCATGGAAAAGCCCCGAAAATGACCTTATAGTGGAGAGAACATCAAACAAGAACAGTGTCGTAGTCACTCTCCCAGAAGTCGCTGAGATGTCGGTCAATGTGGTGCCTGTGACAAAGGAAGATGATAGAATTCACAACTATCAGATACCTTCTGATGACTGTTTTGCTCACTTGGAGGTACAGTTCAGATTCTACGGCCTATCCTCGAAAGTTGAAGGAGTGCTTGGCAGGACTTACCAGCCAGATTTCAAGAATCCAGCAAAGCCAGGAGTGGCAATGCCTGTAGTGGGAGGTGAAGACAAGTACAGAACTACATCACTTGTCTCTGCAGATTGCAGTTCTTGTGTATTCTCTCCAGCTGAAGTTGTGGACCAAAAGGACTCATTAGTGATGGAGTATGGCATGCTAGACTGCACCGGCGGAGCCACAGGTGGGAATGGGATAGTTTGTAGGAAATAG